A window of Chitinophaga sp. MM2321 contains these coding sequences:
- the ygiD gene encoding 4,5-DOPA dioxygenase extradiol — translation MELHDLHHIATDFKNTDEMPVMFIGHGNPMNGISDNAFTRTLGKMGKSLPHKPAAILVISAHWLTKGTHVLVAPQPKTIHDFGGFPEALFQVQYPAPGAPELARETKQLITGTTVIEDDHWGLDHGAWTVLKHMYPLADVPVYQLSIDYQQPPAYHYKLAAELKALRRKGVLIMGSGNIVHNLYQVVFSHNAQPYDWAISFDATVKQKLEQRAFTDLVNYHTLGQEAQLSIPTNEHYLPMIYTLGLVNKNEDIQFTYEEIQNGSISMRCFQTV, via the coding sequence ATGGAATTGCACGACCTCCATCATATTGCCACCGATTTTAAAAATACCGATGAGATGCCTGTGATGTTTATCGGGCACGGTAATCCTATGAATGGTATCAGTGACAACGCTTTTACCCGTACACTGGGAAAAATGGGAAAGTCGCTTCCCCACAAACCCGCTGCTATACTGGTGATCTCCGCGCACTGGCTCACCAAAGGCACACATGTGCTGGTAGCGCCACAACCAAAAACCATTCACGACTTTGGCGGATTCCCCGAGGCGCTGTTCCAGGTACAATACCCTGCACCAGGCGCACCGGAACTGGCACGTGAAACCAAACAACTTATTACAGGAACCACGGTTATAGAAGATGATCACTGGGGCCTGGATCATGGCGCCTGGACGGTATTGAAACACATGTACCCGCTGGCGGATGTTCCGGTATATCAACTCAGTATCGATTATCAGCAACCACCGGCATATCATTATAAACTGGCCGCAGAACTGAAAGCACTGCGCCGCAAAGGTGTGCTCATCATGGGTAGCGGCAATATTGTTCATAACCTTTACCAGGTAGTGTTCAGCCACAACGCACAACCATACGACTGGGCTATTTCCTTCGATGCCACCGTGAAACAGAAGCTGGAACAACGCGCCTTTACCGACCTGGTAAACTATCATACCCTTGGACAGGAAGCGCAATTATCTATCCCTACCAACGAGCATTATCTCCCGATGATCTATACCCTGGGACTGGTCAACAAAAATGAGGACATACAGTTTACGTATGAAGAAATACAGAATGGCAGCATTAGTATGCGCTGCTTTCAGACGGTATAA
- a CDS encoding Rrf2 family transcriptional regulator, which translates to MNNARFPISLHILTLMTRETGTLLSSDFIAGSININPVLVRKEISNLRNHGLVESKEGKNGGATLAKPASQIKLSDIYHAVQQVSLLGNSRNSPNPDCLVGKQINTHLDHLYQEVEGALLHKLDKITLADFSGQFI; encoded by the coding sequence ATGAACAACGCCCGCTTTCCCATATCACTGCATATTCTTACCCTCATGACCAGGGAAACCGGGACATTACTGTCATCCGACTTTATTGCCGGCAGCATTAATATCAACCCCGTGCTGGTGCGCAAAGAAATCAGTAACCTCCGCAACCACGGACTGGTAGAGAGTAAGGAAGGAAAGAACGGTGGCGCCACCCTGGCTAAACCGGCATCGCAGATAAAACTGTCAGATATTTATCACGCCGTGCAACAGGTATCGCTGCTGGGCAACAGCCGCAACAGCCCCAACCCCGATTGCCTGGTAGGTAAACAGATTAATACACACCTCGATCATTTATACCAGGAAGTAGAAGGGGCACTACTGCATAAACTGGATAAAATAACCCTGGCTGACTTTTCAGGGCAGTTTATCTAA
- the msrA gene encoding peptide-methionine (S)-S-oxide reductase MsrA, with amino-acid sequence MEVKNNTNVEQATFGGGCFWCTEAQFQYLDGVLKVESGYAGGSVPNPTYEQVCEGNTGHAEVIRVTYDTTKISYEELLQAFWVSHDPTQLNRQGNDVGTQYRSVIFYNNEDQHQKAEFYKNKLQESGAYDKPIVTEIAPMTTFYEAEDYHQNYYNQNGKQPYCTFVIKPKLEKFKKAFKDKLKK; translated from the coding sequence ATGGAAGTAAAAAATAACACGAATGTAGAACAGGCCACCTTCGGCGGGGGCTGCTTCTGGTGTACAGAAGCCCAGTTTCAGTACCTGGATGGTGTACTAAAAGTGGAATCGGGATATGCGGGCGGATCAGTACCCAATCCTACCTACGAACAGGTTTGTGAAGGCAATACCGGTCATGCGGAAGTAATCCGGGTTACCTACGACACCACAAAAATCAGCTATGAAGAGCTGCTACAGGCATTCTGGGTAAGCCACGACCCTACCCAGCTTAACCGGCAGGGCAATGACGTGGGTACCCAGTACCGTTCCGTGATCTTCTACAACAATGAAGACCAGCACCAAAAGGCCGAATTTTATAAAAACAAATTACAGGAGTCAGGCGCCTACGATAAACCTATCGTTACCGAAATAGCGCCCATGACCACCTTCTACGAAGCAGAAGATTACCATCAGAACTACTATAACCAGAACGGCAAACAGCCCTATTGCACCTTTGTAATCAAGCCCAAACTGGAAAAATTCAAGAAAGCGTTTAAGGACAAACTGAAGAAATGA
- a CDS encoding endonuclease MutS2, which translates to MKYFPESALMQLEYDKVQALLQEHCKTELGKQMAIDLRLHTHIDYVRTALQQAHEFKQLILLQEYFPNDYILNLKTELRLLSIQGAVLSGEQAMMLRKLAESMHSIVRFFDHDRRIQYGGLFEVIKDTHYEKKITALIDEVLDEAGQVRDNASTELSKIRISLYRKRTELRRMFDRILQKLQKLNYLADQEEAFLNGRRVVAIYAENKRMIKGIIHGESDTRKTAFLEPDETIALNNDIQSLEREEGREVYRILKAMTASLSSYAGLLNGYHEILGTFDFIRAKAKLALDMDANYPMLVPQAQLHLIQAYHPLLLLYNRKSNKPTIPVNLNLDKDAHILVISGPNAGGKTVTLKTVGLLQLMLQSGLLVPVHPSSQMGIFKQLMIHIGDTQSLEFELSTYSSHLKNMKYFMENANGRTLFFIDELGSGSDPNLGGAFAEVIMEELAKKHAFGIVTTHYLNLKVMANKVRGIINGAMGFDEKSLMPMYKLMVGKPGSSYTFSIAERIGLDPALIARAKKLVDEGHFQLDKLLNKAEQDLQVVESKEKELQKLLKENERLKKEYELLADKERKHQQVTFMKLQNQIKENDLQYLKDMERKLKQIVVEWKRTDDKERVMKQAEILLFRRREKQINEKIDKKVKDKFEEVGGQCQVGDQVKIVSNRQVGKLLEIRDKRAIVQLGNIPINVKLSDLVVVQEKPKETVD; encoded by the coding sequence TTGAAATATTTTCCTGAGTCTGCGTTAATGCAGTTGGAATACGATAAAGTTCAGGCATTGCTGCAAGAGCATTGCAAAACGGAACTAGGTAAGCAGATGGCTATCGACCTCCGGCTGCACACGCATATAGATTACGTTAGAACAGCTTTACAACAGGCACATGAATTCAAACAACTGATCCTGTTGCAGGAATATTTTCCTAACGACTATATTTTAAACCTGAAAACAGAGCTACGTCTCTTATCTATCCAGGGCGCGGTTTTATCTGGCGAACAGGCCATGATGCTGCGCAAACTGGCGGAAAGCATGCATAGTATCGTCCGCTTTTTTGATCATGACCGCCGTATTCAATATGGTGGCCTTTTTGAAGTGATCAAAGATACCCACTACGAAAAGAAGATCACCGCACTGATAGATGAAGTGCTGGATGAAGCCGGACAGGTGCGCGACAATGCCTCTACGGAGCTGTCGAAGATCAGGATCTCCCTGTACCGCAAGCGTACGGAGCTGCGCCGCATGTTTGACCGTATCCTGCAAAAGTTGCAGAAGCTCAACTACCTGGCCGACCAGGAAGAAGCATTTCTGAACGGCCGCAGGGTAGTAGCCATCTATGCAGAAAACAAGCGCATGATCAAAGGCATCATCCACGGTGAATCCGATACCCGCAAAACTGCCTTCCTCGAACCGGACGAAACGATTGCACTCAATAATGATATACAATCGCTGGAAAGAGAAGAAGGCCGTGAGGTGTACCGCATCCTGAAAGCGATGACTGCCTCCCTTAGCAGTTACGCGGGATTGCTCAACGGCTACCACGAAATCCTGGGGACCTTTGATTTTATCCGTGCTAAAGCCAAACTGGCGCTGGACATGGACGCCAACTACCCGATGCTGGTACCACAGGCACAGCTGCACCTCATACAAGCCTATCATCCCCTTCTGTTATTATATAACCGTAAAAGCAACAAGCCAACGATCCCGGTAAACCTGAATCTCGATAAGGATGCGCATATCCTCGTGATCAGCGGACCCAATGCCGGTGGTAAAACGGTGACGTTAAAAACAGTAGGACTGCTACAGCTGATGCTGCAATCCGGTTTGCTGGTACCCGTGCATCCTTCTTCCCAGATGGGCATCTTCAAACAACTGATGATCCACATCGGGGATACACAGTCGCTGGAATTTGAACTGAGTACTTATAGCTCTCACCTGAAGAACATGAAATATTTTATGGAGAACGCCAACGGCAGAACGTTGTTCTTCATAGATGAATTGGGAAGTGGTTCAGATCCGAACCTGGGCGGTGCTTTTGCAGAAGTGATTATGGAAGAACTGGCGAAGAAGCACGCCTTTGGCATTGTAACCACGCACTATCTCAACCTGAAAGTGATGGCCAACAAGGTAAGAGGTATCATCAACGGCGCGATGGGCTTTGATGAAAAGAGCCTGATGCCGATGTATAAGCTGATGGTAGGAAAACCGGGCAGCTCTTACACCTTCTCTATTGCGGAACGTATTGGTCTTGATCCTGCCCTCATTGCGCGTGCTAAAAAGCTCGTGGATGAAGGACACTTCCAGCTGGATAAATTGCTGAACAAGGCAGAACAGGATCTCCAGGTAGTAGAGTCGAAGGAAAAAGAGTTGCAGAAACTGCTGAAAGAAAACGAACGGCTGAAGAAGGAATACGAATTGCTGGCAGATAAAGAGCGGAAGCACCAGCAGGTTACTTTTATGAAATTGCAGAACCAGATCAAGGAAAATGACCTGCAATATCTGAAAGATATGGAACGAAAGTTGAAGCAGATCGTCGTGGAATGGAAGCGTACCGATGATAAAGAACGGGTGATGAAACAGGCTGAGATCCTGTTATTCCGTCGTCGTGAAAAGCAGATAAACGAAAAGATCGACAAAAAAGTAAAAGATAAATTTGAAGAAGTTGGCGGTCAGTGTCAGGTAGGAGACCAGGTAAAGATTGTGAGTAACAGACAGGTAGGCAAGCTGCTGGAGATCCGTGATAAACGGGCTATTGTGCAGCTGGGAAATATCCCTATCAATGTGAAGCTCAGTGACCTGGTGGTGGTGCAGGAGAAGCCAAAAGAAACAGTAGATTGA
- a CDS encoding helix-turn-helix domain-containing protein, giving the protein MEVAKYGSVAGIPVYRLEDCVGGSPFFIGKMKGCEQAVEKLGIPHRHNGYSIDILIKGTIRQSIDFKQYEVSAPAIMLMEPDQVHQHEMETETEMINIYFSPDFLIPEMQGVVSCWRCVFSSGLIPLNEEQMDEVMSYASLITKEYDSNKLRRDAVIRNLLNAFVIACGRISEPSSGWLNAENSQYNMARQFKVLVDKHYHEKPQVADYAEMLFVTPGHLNDTVKGLLGRNAKYVIDEKRIMEAKRLLYWGEHSIKQIAGRLNFEDDAYFNRFFKKHTGLTPASFQKTTREKYN; this is encoded by the coding sequence ATGGAAGTAGCAAAATACGGAAGTGTTGCAGGCATTCCTGTTTACCGGTTAGAGGATTGTGTAGGAGGTTCGCCGTTTTTCATTGGAAAAATGAAAGGCTGTGAACAGGCAGTAGAAAAATTAGGGATACCCCACCGTCATAATGGATATAGTATTGACATATTGATTAAAGGCACCATCCGGCAGTCGATTGATTTTAAACAATATGAAGTGAGTGCGCCGGCTATCATGCTGATGGAACCTGACCAGGTGCATCAGCATGAGATGGAAACGGAAACAGAAATGATCAATATTTATTTCTCTCCCGATTTCCTGATACCTGAAATGCAGGGCGTAGTAAGCTGTTGGCGCTGTGTGTTCAGCTCCGGCCTCATTCCGTTGAATGAGGAGCAGATGGATGAAGTGATGTCGTATGCAAGTCTTATTACAAAGGAGTACGACAGCAATAAGCTGCGCCGCGATGCGGTGATCCGCAACCTGCTGAATGCTTTTGTGATTGCCTGCGGACGTATTTCTGAACCCTCCTCCGGCTGGCTCAATGCGGAGAATTCGCAGTACAATATGGCGAGACAGTTTAAGGTACTGGTAGATAAACATTATCATGAGAAACCACAGGTGGCCGACTATGCAGAAATGCTTTTTGTAACACCCGGACATTTGAACGATACAGTAAAAGGTTTGCTGGGACGGAATGCCAAATATGTGATTGATGAAAAACGCATCATGGAAGCAAAGCGGCTGCTGTATTGGGGTGAGCACTCTATCAAGCAGATAGCAGGGCGATTGAATTTTGAGGATGATGCCTACTTTAACCGCTTCTTTAAGAAGCATACCGGACTGACCCCGGCATCATTTCAAAAGACTACCCGTGAAAAGTACAATTAA
- a CDS encoding efflux RND transporter periplasmic adaptor subunit — MKPLKSIFANLPAGLIYSVIVLAVLSGCGTTQAKNDGPQAALLPVIKVGELPATTYREYSATLEGRVNVEIRAQVEGILDKIYIDEGAYVKKGQPLFKINDRVYSELKGNANASLLAAKANLDKAQVEVDRITPLVANNVVSDVQLKTAQAAYQAAKAAVAQAQAQVGSAGINVGYTLITAPVSGYIGRIPYKEGALVGRAEPQPLTLLSDVSEVYAYFSMSEADFLQFKNETSGNTIADKVKQLPQIELKLADNSIYPEKGKVETMEGQFDKTMGAISFRAAFPNASGLLRSGNTGKIRIPEVFSKAIVVPTEATYELQDKIMVFVVADSNKVTGIPITIAGKSGNYYFVETGVKAGQQIVYSGLDRLHDGVVIAPQHISLDSLLKVRPL; from the coding sequence ATGAAACCATTGAAATCAATTTTCGCAAACTTGCCGGCAGGCTTAATTTATAGTGTTATTGTTCTCGCAGTGCTGTCTGGCTGTGGTACTACCCAGGCCAAAAATGATGGCCCGCAGGCGGCTCTTTTGCCGGTGATCAAAGTAGGTGAATTGCCTGCCACTACTTACCGTGAATACAGCGCAACGCTGGAAGGCCGTGTGAACGTGGAAATACGCGCACAGGTAGAAGGAATACTGGATAAGATCTATATAGATGAAGGCGCTTATGTAAAAAAGGGACAGCCTTTATTTAAAATCAATGACCGCGTATACAGTGAATTAAAAGGGAATGCCAATGCATCTTTACTGGCTGCAAAAGCTAACCTGGATAAAGCACAGGTAGAAGTGGACAGGATCACACCACTGGTCGCTAATAATGTGGTATCAGACGTACAGCTGAAAACTGCACAGGCAGCCTATCAGGCCGCCAAAGCCGCTGTGGCGCAAGCACAGGCGCAGGTGGGCAGTGCAGGCATCAACGTAGGTTATACCCTGATCACGGCACCCGTGAGTGGTTATATAGGTAGGATTCCTTACAAAGAAGGCGCGTTGGTAGGAAGGGCAGAACCACAACCACTTACTTTATTGTCTGATGTAAGCGAAGTGTATGCTTACTTCTCTATGAGTGAAGCCGACTTCCTGCAATTCAAGAATGAAACATCCGGCAACACCATTGCTGATAAAGTGAAACAACTGCCGCAGATAGAACTGAAACTGGCAGACAACAGCATCTATCCTGAAAAAGGAAAGGTAGAAACCATGGAAGGTCAGTTTGATAAAACGATGGGCGCTATCAGCTTCCGTGCTGCATTCCCGAATGCCTCCGGCCTGCTGCGTTCCGGTAATACCGGTAAGATCCGCATCCCTGAAGTGTTTTCGAAGGCCATCGTTGTTCCAACGGAAGCTACCTACGAGTTGCAGGATAAAATAATGGTGTTTGTTGTGGCAGACAGTAATAAAGTAACAGGTATTCCTATTACGATAGCTGGTAAAAGCGGTAACTACTATTTTGTGGAGACAGGCGTAAAAGCCGGTCAGCAAATAGTGTATTCCGGTCTTGACCGTCTGCATGATGGTGTGGTGATTGCACCGCAGCACATTTCACTCGACAGCCTGCTGAAAGTAAGACCTCTTTAA
- a CDS encoding efflux RND transporter permease subunit: MFKKFIERPVLATVISIILVLLGILALVTLPMSQFPEIAPPSVSVTASYPGANAEVVARSVATPIEEAVNGVENMTYMTSTSNNDGSMSLTIYFHLGTDPDLAAVNVQNRVAKATSLLPAEVVQAGISTQKVQNSMIMVVNLMSDKPAYDETFLQNYAKINIIPEIQRVKGVGQAMVFGAKDYSMRIWLKPDRLTAYNMSPQEVLGAIRDQNLEAAPGRFGEGSKESFEYVIKYKGKLNKDEQYENIILRANADGSVLRLKDVARVEFGSFTYGSDTKVNGKYGIGIAINQTAGSNANEIQETINALMKKSAATFPSGVEYFNIYSTKEYLDESIDQVKHTLIEAFILVFIVVFIFLQDFRSTLIPAIAVPVAIIGTFFFMKLFGFSINLLTLFALILAIGIVVDDAIVVVEAVHSKMEKGVNPRIATLSSMQEISGAIISITLVMSAVFIPVGFMTGPAGVFYRQFAFTLAIAILISALNALTLSPALCALLLKSNHVGGPGHKEDAPPKGFGKRFFTAFNTGFNAMTNKYTRSLQFLIKRKWVTIGGLVIIGLATFWMMRKTPSGFIPTEDQGFAVYAVTMPPGSSLERTREVVAKVEHIVKDLESTSSYLSVSGFNFLSNSSSATSGVGFIKLKPHADRGKLKDMDKIMGMLQGKLAAIPEASIFVFNMPTVPGFSNVAGFEVVLQDRTGGTLDKLGGTAYGFIGELMKRKEIAFAFTTFNNGHPQYEIEIDDRKAKQLGIPVSDVLQTMQVYYGSMFASDFNRFGKYYRVIVQADADLRKEPSSLEGVYVKNQHGEMVPINTIVSLKRVYGPETVTRNNLFNAVTINGQAKPGYSSGDAIKAVEEVAAQYLPRGYTYEWVGMTKEEISAGNQAVIIFSLCLIFVYFLLAAQYESYILPLAVILSIPLGIFGVFVFINLFGIDNNIYVQVGLIMLIGLLAKNAILIVEYAVQRRRSGMGLVASAIRAARLRLRPILMTSFAFIAGLLPLMRATGSSALGNRSISTGAAGGMLTGVVLGVFVIPVLFVIFQYLQEKIQRKPMMVSAEAEEEALVH, from the coding sequence ATGTTCAAGAAATTCATAGAACGGCCCGTATTGGCTACCGTTATATCCATCATACTGGTTTTACTGGGGATACTGGCGCTCGTAACGCTTCCCATGAGCCAGTTCCCGGAAATCGCGCCACCCAGTGTGTCCGTGACCGCATCCTATCCGGGTGCCAATGCCGAAGTTGTGGCACGTTCTGTTGCCACACCCATTGAAGAAGCGGTGAATGGTGTGGAGAACATGACTTACATGACCTCTACTTCCAATAACGATGGCTCCATGTCACTCACCATTTATTTTCACCTGGGTACAGACCCTGATCTGGCAGCGGTGAATGTGCAGAACCGGGTGGCCAAAGCCACCAGTCTCCTACCTGCGGAAGTAGTGCAGGCCGGTATCAGCACACAGAAAGTGCAGAACAGTATGATCATGGTGGTGAACCTGATGAGTGATAAACCTGCATACGATGAAACATTCCTGCAGAACTACGCCAAGATCAATATCATTCCTGAAATCCAGCGTGTAAAAGGTGTTGGTCAGGCAATGGTATTCGGCGCCAAGGATTATTCCATGCGTATCTGGCTGAAGCCCGACAGGCTCACAGCATATAATATGTCTCCCCAGGAAGTATTGGGCGCTATCCGCGACCAGAACCTGGAAGCAGCACCCGGCCGTTTTGGTGAAGGCAGCAAGGAGTCTTTTGAGTATGTGATCAAATACAAAGGGAAACTGAATAAAGACGAACAGTACGAAAATATTATCCTGCGCGCCAATGCCGACGGATCCGTACTGCGCCTGAAAGATGTAGCCCGCGTAGAATTTGGTTCCTTTACCTATGGCAGTGATACCAAAGTAAATGGTAAATACGGTATAGGTATCGCGATCAATCAGACCGCAGGTTCCAACGCGAATGAAATACAGGAAACGATCAATGCGCTGATGAAGAAATCGGCCGCTACTTTTCCTTCCGGTGTGGAATACTTCAATATTTACAGCACCAAAGAATACCTGGACGAATCTATTGACCAGGTGAAACATACGCTGATAGAAGCTTTCATCCTGGTGTTCATCGTTGTGTTCATCTTTTTGCAGGATTTCAGGTCTACCCTGATCCCGGCGATAGCTGTGCCTGTGGCGATTATCGGTACCTTCTTCTTTATGAAGTTATTTGGATTCTCTATTAACCTGCTCACCTTGTTTGCATTGATCCTGGCTATCGGTATAGTGGTGGATGATGCGATTGTGGTGGTGGAGGCCGTCCATTCCAAAATGGAGAAGGGCGTGAATCCGCGTATAGCTACCTTGTCATCCATGCAGGAAATTTCCGGCGCCATTATCTCCATTACGTTGGTGATGTCTGCGGTGTTTATCCCGGTAGGCTTTATGACGGGGCCGGCGGGTGTATTTTACCGGCAGTTTGCTTTTACGCTGGCTATTGCCATCCTGATCTCCGCATTGAATGCATTGACGCTCAGTCCTGCTTTGTGCGCACTGTTGCTGAAGAGTAACCATGTGGGTGGTCCGGGGCATAAAGAAGATGCGCCACCAAAAGGTTTTGGTAAACGTTTCTTTACCGCCTTTAATACCGGCTTCAATGCTATGACGAACAAGTATACACGTAGTTTACAATTTCTGATCAAAAGGAAATGGGTGACTATCGGAGGGCTTGTGATCATTGGGCTGGCAACTTTCTGGATGATGCGTAAAACCCCATCCGGCTTTATTCCTACAGAAGATCAGGGCTTTGCGGTATACGCCGTAACCATGCCTCCCGGCTCTTCCCTGGAACGTACCCGCGAGGTAGTAGCCAAGGTAGAACACATTGTGAAAGACCTGGAGTCTACCAGCTCTTACCTCAGTGTATCCGGTTTTAACTTTCTGTCAAACTCCAGCAGTGCTACATCGGGTGTAGGTTTTATAAAACTGAAACCGCATGCTGACCGTGGTAAGCTGAAGGATATGGATAAGATCATGGGCATGTTGCAGGGTAAACTGGCAGCTATACCAGAAGCCAGCATCTTTGTATTCAATATGCCTACCGTTCCTGGATTCAGTAATGTGGCCGGCTTTGAAGTGGTATTACAGGATCGTACCGGTGGTACCCTGGATAAACTGGGCGGAACAGCGTATGGATTTATCGGTGAGCTGATGAAGCGCAAAGAGATAGCGTTTGCCTTTACTACTTTCAACAATGGCCATCCGCAATATGAAATAGAGATAGATGACCGCAAAGCAAAGCAACTGGGTATTCCGGTTAGTGATGTACTGCAAACCATGCAGGTATACTACGGCAGTATGTTTGCGTCTGACTTCAACCGCTTTGGTAAATACTACCGGGTGATTGTGCAGGCGGATGCAGACCTGCGTAAAGAACCTTCATCACTGGAAGGGGTATACGTAAAGAACCAGCATGGCGAAATGGTGCCTATCAATACAATAGTATCACTGAAACGGGTATACGGACCAGAAACCGTGACACGTAATAACCTCTTTAATGCGGTAACGATTAATGGTCAGGCCAAGCCCGGCTATAGTAGTGGTGACGCCATTAAAGCGGTAGAAGAAGTGGCAGCACAGTACCTGCCGAGAGGGTACACCTACGAATGGGTAGGGATGACGAAGGAAGAAATCAGTGCCGGTAACCAGGCGGTGATCATCTTCTCACTGTGTCTCATATTTGTATACTTCCTGCTGGCGGCACAATATGAAAGTTATATCCTGCCATTGGCGGTGATCCTTTCTATTCCGTTGGGAATCTTTGGTGTATTTGTATTCATCAACCTGTTTGGTATCGACAACAACATCTATGTACAGGTAGGGTTGATCATGCTCATTGGTTTGCTGGCGAAGAACGCCATCCTGATCGTGGAGTATGCGGTGCAGCGGCGGCGTAGTGGAATGGGACTGGTGGCTTCGGCCATCCGTGCGGCCCGCCTGCGTTTGCGCCCTATCCTGATGACATCCTTCGCTTTCATTGCGGGTTTATTGCCGCTGATGCGTGCTACAGGTTCATCGGCATTGGGTAACCGCTCTATCAGTACCGGTGCTGCCGGTGGGATGTTGACGGGTGTGGTATTGGGTGTTTTTGTGATACCGGTGTTGTTTGTGATCTTCCAGTATCTCCAGGAAAAGATCCAGCGTAAACCGATGATGGTGAGTGCTGAAGCAGAAGAAGAGGCACTGGTGCACTAA
- a CDS encoding efflux transporter outer membrane subunit, producing MKTRYSIFHFLLLSLVVGVAACRVGRNYERPPVALPAQFGNTAPSDSSIAEMEWKRFFTDATLQQLIEKALTGNYDLQLAVKRVEASQSYLKQAKVAWLPAFTAQVSANTNFPSKNSFNGMNLSQFNFGDHVEDYNLGVGMSWEIDVWGKIRRQKEAALATYLQTYEGQRTVQTGLVAAISNSYFNLLMLDNQLSIAKRNVSLSDTIVQMIRLQKAAGDVTELAVQQAISQKQTAELLVPQLEQGTAIQENAIRILTGDLPGTVTRSSALHDFQVGDVLPTGIPAAMVSRRPDVRASEMGLEAANAAVGVAQGSMYPALNITANGGVNSFKASNWFNLPASLFGTVAGSIAQPIFQRRALKTQLEVAKIQREQAVIEFKQSTLTAVGEVSDALVRLDKLKSQQAIANQQVGTTQLAVQQAQLLFRSGMANYLEVITAQSRALQAELGQSDIDRQRLSAMVELYRSLGGGWK from the coding sequence ATGAAAACAAGATATAGCATATTTCATTTTTTGTTGTTGTCCTTAGTTGTAGGTGTAGCAGCATGCCGGGTTGGTCGCAATTATGAGCGGCCCCCGGTGGCGCTGCCCGCACAATTCGGCAACACTGCTCCATCCGATAGCAGTATAGCAGAAATGGAATGGAAAAGATTTTTTACCGATGCTACCCTGCAACAGCTGATAGAGAAGGCCCTTACCGGCAACTATGATCTGCAGCTGGCAGTAAAGCGTGTAGAAGCATCACAATCTTACCTGAAACAGGCGAAAGTGGCGTGGTTGCCGGCTTTTACGGCGCAGGTAAGTGCCAATACAAACTTCCCTTCCAAGAATAGTTTTAATGGCATGAACCTCAGTCAGTTTAATTTCGGGGATCATGTGGAAGATTATAACCTCGGTGTTGGGATGTCATGGGAGATAGACGTATGGGGAAAGATCCGTCGTCAGAAAGAGGCTGCACTGGCCACTTATCTGCAGACCTATGAAGGCCAGCGTACAGTACAGACCGGATTGGTAGCGGCTATTTCCAACAGCTATTTCAATCTGCTGATGCTGGACAACCAGCTGAGCATCGCAAAAAGGAATGTGTCGCTCAGTGATACGATTGTGCAAATGATCCGTTTACAGAAGGCAGCCGGTGATGTGACAGAACTGGCGGTACAACAGGCGATCTCACAAAAACAAACGGCCGAATTACTGGTACCGCAACTGGAACAGGGCACCGCTATCCAGGAAAATGCGATCCGTATATTAACCGGCGATCTACCGGGAACGGTTACACGGAGTAGTGCGTTGCACGACTTCCAGGTGGGGGATGTTTTACCTACCGGTATTCCCGCAGCCATGGTGAGCCGCCGTCCTGATGTACGTGCCAGCGAAATGGGCCTGGAAGCCGCCAACGCAGCCGTAGGTGTGGCACAGGGAAGCATGTACCCGGCATTGAATATCACCGCCAACGGAGGCGTTAATTCATTTAAAGCGAGCAACTGGTTCAACCTGCCGGCCTCTTTGTTTGGTACGGTAGCGGGCAGCATAGCCCAACCCATTTTCCAGCGCCGTGCATTAAAAACACAGCTGGAAGTAGCTAAAATACAGCGGGAACAGGCAGTGATTGAATTCAAGCAATCCACACTTACAGCAGTAGGAGAGGTGAGTGATGCACTCGTGAGGCTGGATAAACTCAAATCACAACAGGCGATTGCCAACCAGCAGGTAGGCACCACGCAACTGGCCGTACAGCAGGCACAGTTGCTGTTCCGCAGCGGCATGGCCAATTACCTGGAAGTAATTACAGCGCAGTCACGCGCACTGCAAGCTGAATTGGGACAATCAGATATTGACCGGCAGCGTTTAAGCGCCATGGTAGAGCTGTATCGTTCCCTTGGTGGTGGATGGAAATAA